In Blastopirellula sp. J2-11, a single genomic region encodes these proteins:
- a CDS encoding NADH-quinone oxidoreductase subunit D, whose translation MATASTSGIVEIDVRTDEMLVNMGPQHPSTHGVLRLVLRTDGEVVSEATPHIGYLHRCAEKIGENLTPRQWIPYTDRMDYLAGMNMNLGWALAVEKLIDYDLPEKARHLRVIIAELNRVASHLVGMGTYGLDLGSFSPFLYAFRERERILDLLEDACGARLTYSYLTPGGATADLPPGWLQKLTAFLDQFEPVILDYHALLTNNAIFIKRTANIGVMSAEMAIDYGCSGPVLRGSGVDYDLRRDGEERYTSLYAGYAFEVIVEKNGSYPRDHEYPPVPSDAVLGDCWHRFYVRMLEVIQAIDLLRQGIEKYSQSTGDWGTPIKLAAKLPKGEAYLETECPRGQMGFYIVSDGSGSIPLRARARSSCFCNLSVAPELCRDCLIADVPAIIGSLDIVMGEIDR comes from the coding sequence ATGGCGACGGCATCTACTTCCGGCATCGTTGAGATTGACGTCCGAACCGATGAAATGCTGGTCAACATGGGCCCGCAGCATCCCAGCACGCATGGCGTGTTGCGGTTAGTGCTGCGAACCGATGGCGAAGTTGTTTCGGAAGCGACGCCGCATATCGGCTATTTGCATCGCTGCGCCGAAAAAATCGGCGAGAATCTGACGCCGCGGCAATGGATTCCCTATACCGACCGGATGGACTATCTGGCTGGTATGAACATGAATCTCGGCTGGGCGTTGGCGGTCGAAAAATTGATCGACTACGACCTGCCTGAGAAAGCTCGCCATCTGCGGGTCATCATCGCCGAGCTGAATCGTGTCGCGAGTCATCTGGTCGGCATGGGCACGTATGGACTCGATCTCGGTTCGTTCAGTCCCTTTTTGTACGCGTTTCGCGAGCGAGAACGAATTCTCGATCTGCTCGAAGATGCGTGCGGCGCTCGGCTGACTTACAGCTATCTCACGCCGGGAGGCGCAACCGCTGACTTGCCGCCGGGCTGGCTGCAAAAATTGACGGCGTTTCTCGATCAGTTCGAGCCGGTGATTTTGGACTATCACGCGCTGCTGACCAACAACGCGATTTTCATCAAGCGAACCGCCAATATCGGCGTGATGTCTGCCGAGATGGCGATCGACTATGGGTGTTCAGGCCCCGTTTTGCGCGGATCGGGCGTCGATTATGATCTGCGTCGCGACGGTGAAGAGCGATATACCTCGCTGTACGCAGGGTATGCGTTTGAAGTGATCGTCGAGAAGAACGGCAGCTATCCGCGCGATCACGAGTATCCGCCGGTTCCGTCCGATGCGGTGCTGGGCGATTGCTGGCACCGTTTTTACGTGCGGATGCTCGAAGTGATTCAAGCGATCGATCTGTTGCGACAGGGAATCGAAAAATATAGTCAATCGACAGGAGACTGGGGAACGCCGATCAAATTGGCCGCCAAGTTGCCCAAGGGGGAAGCGTATTTAGAGACGGAGTGCCCACGCGGGCAAATGGGTTTCTATATTGTGAGCGACGGCAGCGGATCGATTCCGCTGCGGGCGCGAGCACGCAGCAGCTGCTTTTGCAATTTGTCGGTAGCGCCAGAACTGTGTCGCGACTGCTTGATTGCCGACGTTCCGGCGATCATCGGCTCGCTCGATATTGTGATGGGAGAAATTGATCGCTAG
- a CDS encoding NADH-quinone oxidoreductase subunit L: MLTPEDSLPLLLGLAVLLPLVSFFVIFLFGKWLEQLGAYIATGAIAAAAMCSFSAAAIWMSQHAPPETHHAHHEESHAAISAPRVRLTALHDGEHEHDHADGLVHGEHDEHADEAHFVPPVYTGHWYSLGRFYGSEVAINYYIDALTIVMFCVVTFIATCIHFYAGGYMHEELHEMTDHEVTLADGTHLKRPGRYHRFFQYLSLFCFSMLGLVIAGNIAMTFVFWELVGACSYFLIGFYVERHSASTAANKAFIVNRVGDFGMLIGLMAIWASLATFNFGDVDRNADGKLDANEYGLFSLLRPAGENGLHELRVPDGMVLQGAKGKVEELIVAAKPGTTTKELESQILAQVPLWRDGKAEGDATHYGYWLLVIAGIGIFCGCVGKSAQFPLHVWLPDAMEGPTPVSALVHSATMVAAGVFLVARFYPVFAPEVLLVIACAGCITLLIGGSIAIVATDIKRVLAYSTVSQLGYMMLALGVGGWAAGVMHLVTHAFFKSLLFMCSGSVIHAVHTNEMTEMGGLRKKMPYTAYTMLVGCLAIAGVGVPSALGIPFGFSGYYSKDLMLEQAYLFRSANPIWGSIFFYAATGGAAITAFYMFRMWYLTFAGEPRDEHRYHHAHESPRVMYVPLVVLSVMAVAIAWPIFGNYGLTNVIEQGRPIGLWSDMASLDGGYVWLHESKSHADEIRTPVGLMAFGAAMTGIFLASVMYLWRVLDSADARRTFAPVYKFLIHKWWFDEAYDVLFVRPAKVIAACCVWIDKQCIDRLLHGIAWSVRQIARWGEAWVDQGAIDGAINWFAAKTYSTGNSLRGMQTGSLRQYVMFIVVGALAMFVLMSFWSYGFAR; encoded by the coding sequence ATGCTGACTCCCGAAGACAGTCTGCCGCTGCTGCTCGGACTTGCGGTTTTACTTCCGCTGGTTTCGTTCTTCGTCATTTTCTTGTTCGGCAAATGGCTCGAACAACTGGGAGCGTATATCGCCACCGGAGCGATCGCCGCCGCGGCGATGTGTTCTTTCTCGGCCGCCGCAATTTGGATGTCGCAACATGCTCCGCCGGAGACGCATCACGCTCATCATGAGGAGTCGCATGCGGCGATCTCAGCGCCCCGCGTACGTTTGACCGCACTGCATGACGGAGAGCATGAGCATGACCACGCCGATGGCCTAGTCCATGGCGAGCATGACGAACATGCGGACGAAGCGCACTTTGTGCCTCCGGTCTACACGGGACATTGGTACTCGCTGGGGCGTTTTTACGGCTCTGAAGTTGCGATCAACTATTACATTGACGCGCTCACGATCGTGATGTTTTGCGTCGTGACCTTTATTGCGACTTGCATTCACTTTTATGCCGGCGGTTACATGCATGAAGAATTGCATGAGATGACCGACCACGAAGTGACCTTGGCCGACGGCACGCATTTGAAACGCCCCGGCCGCTATCATCGGTTCTTCCAGTACCTGTCCCTGTTCTGCTTTAGCATGTTAGGGTTGGTGATCGCCGGCAACATCGCGATGACCTTTGTCTTTTGGGAATTGGTCGGCGCGTGCAGTTACTTTTTGATCGGTTTTTACGTCGAACGTCACAGCGCTTCGACCGCGGCGAACAAAGCGTTCATCGTCAATCGCGTCGGCGACTTTGGGATGCTGATCGGTTTGATGGCGATCTGGGCGAGCTTGGCGACCTTCAACTTTGGCGATGTCGACCGCAACGCCGACGGCAAGCTGGACGCCAACGAATATGGCTTGTTCTCGCTGCTGCGACCTGCCGGCGAAAATGGCCTGCATGAGCTACGCGTGCCCGACGGCATGGTGCTGCAAGGAGCGAAAGGGAAAGTGGAAGAGCTGATCGTCGCCGCGAAGCCGGGGACGACGACGAAGGAACTGGAGTCACAGATTCTCGCGCAAGTACCGCTTTGGCGCGACGGCAAAGCCGAAGGGGATGCGACGCACTATGGTTACTGGCTGCTAGTGATCGCCGGCATCGGCATCTTCTGCGGCTGCGTTGGCAAAAGCGCTCAGTTTCCGCTCCATGTCTGGCTGCCGGATGCGATGGAAGGTCCGACTCCGGTTTCGGCGCTGGTTCACTCAGCGACGATGGTCGCGGCCGGCGTGTTTCTGGTTGCACGATTCTATCCGGTTTTCGCACCTGAAGTGCTGCTGGTCATCGCCTGTGCTGGCTGTATTACGCTGTTGATCGGCGGTTCGATTGCGATCGTCGCGACCGATATCAAGCGAGTTCTCGCTTATTCGACCGTCAGTCAGCTTGGCTACATGATGTTGGCCTTGGGAGTGGGCGGTTGGGCGGCTGGCGTGATGCATCTGGTGACGCACGCGTTCTTCAAGAGCTTGCTCTTTATGTGCTCTGGTTCGGTGATCCATGCGGTTCACACCAACGAGATGACCGAGATGGGCGGCCTTCGTAAGAAGATGCCGTACACCGCCTACACGATGCTTGTCGGCTGTCTGGCGATCGCCGGCGTCGGCGTGCCGTCGGCCTTGGGGATTCCGTTCGGTTTCTCAGGCTACTACTCCAAAGACCTGATGTTGGAGCAAGCCTATCTGTTCCGCTCAGCGAATCCCATTTGGGGCTCGATCTTCTTTTACGCCGCAACCGGCGGCGCCGCGATCACCGCGTTCTACATGTTCCGCATGTGGTACCTGACCTTCGCAGGCGAGCCGCGCGATGAACATCGTTACCATCATGCGCACGAATCGCCGCGCGTGATGTACGTGCCGCTGGTCGTGTTGTCCGTCATGGCGGTCGCGATCGCGTGGCCGATTTTTGGCAACTATGGACTGACCAACGTGATCGAACAAGGACGCCCGATCGGCCTTTGGTCGGACATGGCGAGTCTCGACGGCGGCTATGTCTGGCTGCACGAATCGAAGAGTCACGCCGACGAAATTCGGACCCCTGTCGGGTTGATGGCGTTTGGCGCTGCGATGACGGGGATCTTTTTAGCGAGCGTCATGTATCTGTGGCGCGTGCTCGATTCGGCAGACGCACGGCGCACATTTGCTCCGGTCTACAAATTTTTGATCCACAAATGGTGGTTCGACGAAGCGTACGACGTTCTCTTCGTTCGTCCCGCCAAAGTCATCGCCGCTTGTTGCGTCTGGATTGATAAGCAGTGCATTGATCGCTTGTTGCATGGGATCGCCTGGTCGGTGCGACAAATCGCGCGCTGGGGAGAAGCTTGGGTCGATCAGGGCGCGATCGACGGGGCGATCAATTGGTTTGCGGCGAAAACCTACTCTACGGGCAATTCGCTGCGAGGAATGCAGACCGGCAGTCTGCGGCAATATGTGATGTTTATCGTCGTCGGCGCGCTGGCGATGTTCGTGCTGATGAGTTTTTGGTCGTACGGTTTTGCTCGCTAG
- a CDS encoding NADH-quinone oxidoreductase subunit A — protein MTLSTTIVGYLLLFGGVGMAFVFFNILLGMFLRPNNPGDEKLEIYECGEPTIGSSFVQFDLRFYVVALLFIIFDVEVAFFFPWAVVFGKSAQLSDPGAPVVYESVEGAVTLSPAVAGLHREFGLPETLNEEVLAGTVTPEQVRKGASSLLWTCIADIGVFFAVLLVGFAYVWKRGDLDWVRAITRDTRAGPSMSVHTTPPRPQQLAETR, from the coding sequence ATGACACTTTCTACGACGATCGTCGGCTATCTATTGCTGTTCGGCGGTGTCGGTATGGCGTTCGTGTTCTTCAATATCTTGTTGGGCATGTTCCTGCGGCCGAACAATCCCGGCGATGAAAAGCTGGAGATCTACGAATGCGGCGAGCCAACGATTGGCTCTAGCTTTGTTCAGTTCGATCTTCGCTTTTACGTTGTCGCGTTGCTGTTCATCATCTTTGATGTCGAAGTCGCGTTCTTCTTTCCGTGGGCGGTTGTGTTTGGCAAGTCGGCGCAATTGTCCGACCCTGGCGCTCCGGTCGTTTATGAAAGCGTCGAAGGAGCGGTCACCCTCTCTCCGGCGGTTGCTGGACTGCATCGCGAATTTGGTTTGCCGGAAACGTTGAACGAAGAGGTTCTCGCAGGCACGGTGACTCCAGAGCAAGTTCGCAAAGGCGCGAGTTCGCTGCTTTGGACCTGCATTGCCGATATCGGCGTTTTCTTCGCGGTGCTGCTGGTTGGCTTCGCGTATGTTTGGAAGCGAGGCGATCTGGATTGGGTGCGCGCGATCACACGCGATACGCGCGCTGGGCCAAGCATGTCGGTTCATACGACCCCTCCTCGGCCCCAGCAACTGGCCGAAACTCGCTAG
- a CDS encoding DUF2203 domain-containing protein → MTSSSAQSVRVFTVAQANAMLPLVSAIVADIVELSRDVISRRERLVDLERRANYDSAPRVYAEELRLVKDELQSDSQRLQSYVEELRELGVEPKSGPEGLVDFPANINGKTVYLCWKLGEPVVTHWHEMDAGFAGRQPITSDTIFQN, encoded by the coding sequence ATGACTTCATCTTCCGCTCAGTCGGTTCGCGTTTTTACGGTCGCCCAGGCGAATGCGATGTTGCCCCTTGTCTCGGCAATCGTGGCTGACATCGTCGAGCTTTCGCGGGATGTGATTTCTCGTCGTGAACGTCTCGTCGATCTTGAGCGCCGCGCCAATTATGACAGCGCCCCGCGCGTCTATGCTGAAGAATTGCGATTGGTGAAAGATGAATTGCAAAGCGATTCACAGCGCCTGCAAAGTTATGTCGAAGAACTGCGCGAATTGGGCGTCGAACCGAAGAGCGGTCCCGAAGGTCTGGTCGATTTTCCGGCCAACATCAACGGCAAGACGGTCTATCTCTGTTGGAAATTGGGAGAGCCGGTCGTGACGCATTGGCACGAAATGGACGCTGGTTTCGCCGGTCGTCAGCCGATCACGTCAGACACCATCTTTCAGAATTAA
- a CDS encoding NADH-quinone oxidoreductase subunit C, translated as MSGKQFIERLEKRFGDLVARVELEAIDPWIEVEPGGVIELCRYLRDAEDLRFNYCNSICVVDYFEPDAKKAAKTAWGPHLEVVYHLSSIQYKTTLVVKVMLPRWKEDVPGQLPEVPSVSGIWSTADWHEREAYDLSGVWFTGHPNLQRILCPEDWVGYPLRKDYEMPLEYHGIRGR; from the coding sequence ATGAGCGGTAAACAATTTATCGAGCGACTCGAAAAGCGATTCGGCGATTTGGTGGCGCGTGTCGAGTTGGAAGCGATCGATCCGTGGATCGAAGTCGAGCCAGGCGGAGTGATCGAGCTTTGCCGCTATCTGCGCGACGCCGAAGACTTGCGGTTTAATTACTGCAATTCGATTTGCGTCGTCGACTATTTTGAGCCCGACGCAAAGAAAGCGGCCAAGACTGCTTGGGGCCCGCATCTGGAAGTGGTTTATCACCTTTCCAGCATTCAGTACAAAACGACGCTAGTCGTGAAAGTGATGCTGCCCCGCTGGAAAGAGGACGTGCCGGGGCAATTGCCCGAAGTTCCTAGCGTCTCCGGCATCTGGAGCACCGCCGACTGGCACGAACGGGAAGCGTACGACCTGTCAGGCGTCTGGTTCACCGGGCATCCCAATCTCCAGCGAATCTTGTGTCCCGAAGATTGGGTCGGCTATCCCTTGCGGAAAGATTATGAGATGCCGTTGGAATACCACGGCATTCGCGGACGTTAG
- the nuoH gene encoding NADH-quinone oxidoreductase subunit NuoH: MADYFSTWFPEGWDWLGWLLAAIIQAVLLLHVIAVGAVVFIWMERKIAGRIQDRLGPTRTGGKFGWLQTLADGIKLLSKEDLMPRDADPLLFKLAPYISLAASFTAFLALPFASGWVGVRLNIALFFVIAVLGLEVFGVILAGYGSGSKWSLFGGMRQAAQVVSYEVPLGICVVVPVLISGTMDLVTIADQQSGLFSNWLFFHDPFCMLLFWVYFTCGIASVNRAPFDLAEAESELVSGFLTEYSGIRWSLFFMAEYGSMFLVSGLAAILFFGGWNGPIPIFFWVPEGNFTLETLANLVGLGNFLLKAVIGVVVMMWVRWTLPRLRIDQVISMCLKYCVPIAAFCFLGSVLWTALHIPFLNDVMPMQSRGDVREGWVQDIDNEMKQLEKRLATEAYELNSAVEGGPQQEAQTSLEDDSTDRVALIPMQQPEGAQ; encoded by the coding sequence ATGGCCGACTATTTTTCAACCTGGTTTCCAGAAGGTTGGGATTGGCTCGGCTGGTTATTGGCTGCGATCATTCAAGCCGTCTTGCTGTTGCATGTGATCGCCGTTGGCGCGGTCGTCTTTATCTGGATGGAGCGCAAGATCGCCGGTCGCATCCAAGATCGACTTGGACCGACGCGCACCGGCGGCAAATTTGGTTGGCTGCAAACGCTGGCCGACGGCATTAAGCTGCTGAGCAAAGAAGACTTGATGCCCAGGGACGCCGATCCCCTGCTCTTCAAGCTGGCTCCCTATATTTCGTTGGCCGCTAGTTTCACGGCGTTTCTGGCTTTGCCGTTCGCCAGCGGTTGGGTAGGCGTGCGACTGAACATCGCGTTGTTCTTTGTGATCGCCGTGTTGGGTTTGGAAGTGTTCGGCGTGATCTTGGCCGGATATGGATCTGGCTCCAAATGGTCGCTGTTCGGCGGCATGCGACAAGCCGCGCAAGTCGTCAGCTACGAAGTTCCGCTCGGCATTTGCGTGGTCGTGCCGGTATTGATCAGCGGCACGATGGATCTGGTGACGATCGCCGATCAGCAGTCAGGGCTCTTCAGCAATTGGCTCTTCTTTCACGATCCCTTTTGCATGCTGTTGTTTTGGGTTTATTTTACCTGCGGCATCGCCAGCGTGAATCGCGCCCCGTTTGACCTGGCCGAAGCCGAAAGCGAATTGGTCTCTGGGTTTTTGACCGAATACTCCGGCATTCGCTGGAGTCTCTTTTTCATGGCCGAATATGGCTCGATGTTTTTGGTGAGCGGTTTAGCGGCGATTTTGTTCTTCGGCGGCTGGAACGGACCGATCCCGATTTTCTTCTGGGTGCCGGAAGGCAACTTTACGCTGGAAACGCTGGCCAACCTGGTTGGGCTGGGCAACTTTCTTTTGAAAGCGGTCATCGGGGTTGTGGTGATGATGTGGGTTCGTTGGACGCTTCCCCGCTTACGGATCGACCAGGTCATCTCGATGTGCCTGAAGTATTGCGTACCGATCGCGGCGTTTTGCTTTCTCGGTTCGGTCCTGTGGACGGCGCTCCATATTCCCTTTTTGAATGACGTCATGCCGATGCAGTCCCGCGGAGATGTTCGCGAAGGTTGGGTGCAAGACATCGACAACGAGATGAAGCAGTTAGAGAAACGATTGGCGACCGAAGCGTACGAACTGAACTCGGCGGTCGAAGGCGGTCCACAACAAGAGGCGCAAACTTCGCTCGAGGATGACTCCACTGATCGAGTCGCCCTGATCCCGATGCAACAACCGGAGGGCGCTCAATGA
- a CDS encoding NADH-quinone oxidoreductase subunit J: MINFPLLFAAEINWHTVFFYLTSFIACGFALAMVVSSNVVRMAFFLVLSLAATSGLIFLTGAHFVGAMQLMIYVGGTVVLLIFGVMLTAQQAFISMKTKAGDWILALIVGGSLLALLTQIAFSIPAWHASDYQARLQTEVTAAEEEIIAAMAADNRTELTAAEEAKLRPLLAKVKYGQPELTSQIGLGLVGVRVDKPELDSPGYSGYLLPFEIVSVHLLVVLVGAAYLARSKRSAVSQATEGGDR, from the coding sequence ATGATCAACTTCCCCTTGTTGTTTGCGGCCGAAATTAATTGGCACACCGTTTTCTTTTATCTCACCTCTTTCATCGCGTGCGGCTTTGCGTTGGCGATGGTCGTCTCAAGCAACGTCGTGCGGATGGCCTTCTTTTTGGTCCTTAGTCTGGCGGCGACCAGTGGGTTGATTTTTTTGACCGGCGCCCATTTTGTCGGCGCGATGCAGTTGATGATTTACGTCGGCGGCACGGTGGTGCTGCTGATCTTTGGCGTCATGCTGACGGCGCAACAAGCGTTTATCAGCATGAAGACAAAAGCCGGAGATTGGATTTTGGCGTTGATCGTCGGCGGTTCGCTGTTGGCCCTGCTGACGCAGATTGCGTTTAGCATCCCGGCCTGGCACGCGAGCGATTATCAGGCTCGACTGCAAACCGAAGTGACCGCGGCGGAAGAAGAAATCATCGCCGCGATGGCGGCCGATAACCGGACCGAGTTGACCGCGGCGGAAGAAGCGAAGCTACGTCCGTTGTTGGCGAAAGTGAAATATGGCCAACCCGAACTGACCTCGCAGATTGGTTTGGGATTGGTCGGGGTTCGCGTCGACAAGCCGGAGCTCGATTCGCCCGGCTATTCAGGCTACTTGCTCCCGTTTGAAATTGTATCGGTCCACTTGTTGGTCGTGCTGGTCGGCGCCGCCTATCTGGCGCGTTCGAAACGGAGCGCGGTTTCGCAAGCGACCGAGGGAGGCGATCGATGA
- the nuoK gene encoding NADH-quinone oxidoreductase subunit NuoK — protein sequence MNFLTEPVGLSHFLAVGAFLFVTGAICMATKRNTLGILMGVELVLNGANINFVAFASPYFREDNLGLEGNLLALFVIVLAAAEAAVALAIALNYYNNHSTIDVDKANELKG from the coding sequence ATGAACTTTTTGACCGAGCCGGTCGGGCTCTCCCATTTTCTGGCGGTCGGCGCCTTTTTGTTTGTGACCGGCGCCATTTGCATGGCGACCAAACGCAACACGCTGGGGATCCTGATGGGGGTCGAACTGGTGTTGAACGGTGCGAATATCAATTTCGTCGCGTTCGCCAGCCCTTACTTTCGCGAAGACAATCTAGGGCTCGAAGGTAATTTGCTCGCGCTGTTTGTCATTGTGTTGGCGGCGGCGGAAGCGGCGGTCGCCTTGGCGATTGCGCTCAACTATTACAACAACCACTCCACTATTGACGTCGACAAGGCGAATGAGTTGAAGGGCTGA